The proteins below are encoded in one region of Nakamurella flava:
- a CDS encoding type II toxin-antitoxin system VapB family antitoxin: protein MALNIKDPETDRLARELAAAAGESITTATKRALEERLERVRARARAESLPVDLSDVIARGRARAVLDGRPEAELLGYDDSGIPA, encoded by the coding sequence ATGGCACTGAACATCAAGGATCCGGAGACCGATCGGTTGGCCCGGGAGCTGGCTGCTGCCGCCGGCGAATCCATCACCACCGCGACCAAGCGGGCGTTGGAAGAACGGCTCGAACGGGTCCGAGCGCGGGCACGGGCGGAGTCGCTACCGGTGGATCTCAGTGACGTCATCGCCCGGGGGCGAGCCCGGGCAGTCCTTGATGGCCGACCCGAGGCAGAACTGCTGGGCTACGACGACAGCGGCATCCCGGCATGA
- a CDS encoding type II toxin-antitoxin system VapC family toxin — MTQVVVDTSAVVAVVLGEPDAEQFAAVLVHHRGELLISATTRVELGIVVEARHGPEGTRELEALLTRLSVTVEPFDAVQSTVALAAWRRFGKGRHPAGLNLGDCYSYALAKSRGAPLLFKGDDFSQTDVDAVPG; from the coding sequence ATGACCCAGGTCGTCGTTGACACCTCGGCCGTCGTGGCCGTCGTGCTGGGTGAACCGGACGCCGAGCAGTTCGCCGCTGTTCTGGTCCACCATCGCGGCGAATTGTTGATCAGCGCCACGACCCGCGTCGAGCTGGGCATCGTGGTCGAGGCACGCCATGGCCCGGAGGGAACCCGGGAACTCGAGGCGCTGTTGACGAGGCTGTCCGTCACGGTCGAGCCGTTCGACGCAGTCCAGTCGACAGTGGCGCTCGCCGCATGGCGACGGTTCGGGAAGGGACGCCACCCGGCTGGCCTCAACCTCGGCGACTGCTACAGCTACGCACTCGCCAAGTCCCGCGGCGCACCGCTGCTGTTCAAGGGTGACGACTTCTCACAGACGGATGTGGACGCCGTGCCGGGCTAA
- the ychF gene encoding redox-regulated ATPase YchF, which produces MSLTLGIVGLPNVGKSTVFNALTRANVLAANYPFATIEPNVGVVPLPDPRLDELAKVFGSVKTVPASVSFVDIAGIVKGASEGAGLGNKFLANIREADAICQVVRVFADDDVVHVDGRVDPLADIEVINTELILADLQTLEKAIPRLQKEARTAKDRKPVLDAAEAAVTVLDSGTTLFAAAGKVDVAALRELSLMTAKPFLYVFNADEAVLTDEAKRAELTAAVAPADCVFLDAKVESELLELDEESARELLESVGQSEPGLYSLARAGFHTLGLQTYLTAGPKESRAWTIRKGDTAPQAAGVIHTDFERGFIKAEIVSFADLIAAGSMAAAKAAGKVRMEGKDYVMADGDVVEFRFNV; this is translated from the coding sequence GTGAGTCTGACCCTCGGCATCGTCGGCCTGCCCAACGTCGGCAAGTCCACCGTCTTCAACGCCCTGACCCGGGCCAACGTTCTGGCCGCGAACTACCCGTTCGCGACCATCGAGCCCAACGTCGGCGTGGTTCCGCTGCCCGACCCGCGGCTGGACGAGCTGGCCAAGGTGTTCGGCTCGGTCAAGACGGTGCCCGCGTCGGTCTCGTTCGTCGACATCGCCGGCATCGTCAAGGGTGCGTCCGAGGGGGCCGGGCTGGGCAACAAGTTCCTGGCCAACATCCGTGAGGCCGACGCCATCTGCCAGGTGGTCCGGGTGTTCGCCGACGACGACGTGGTGCACGTCGACGGCCGGGTCGACCCGCTGGCCGACATCGAGGTCATCAACACCGAACTCATCCTCGCCGACCTGCAGACGCTGGAGAAGGCCATCCCGCGACTGCAGAAGGAAGCCCGCACCGCCAAGGACCGCAAGCCGGTGCTGGACGCGGCCGAGGCCGCCGTCACCGTCCTCGACTCCGGGACCACCCTGTTCGCCGCCGCCGGCAAGGTCGACGTGGCGGCGCTGCGCGAACTGTCGTTGATGACGGCCAAGCCGTTCCTCTACGTCTTCAACGCCGACGAGGCCGTCCTGACCGACGAGGCCAAGCGGGCCGAGCTGACCGCCGCGGTCGCCCCGGCCGACTGCGTGTTCCTGGACGCCAAGGTCGAATCCGAACTGCTGGAACTGGACGAGGAGTCGGCCCGCGAGCTGCTGGAATCGGTCGGCCAGTCCGAGCCGGGGCTCTACTCCCTGGCGCGAGCGGGTTTCCACACCCTGGGCCTGCAGACCTATCTCACCGCCGGCCCTAAGGAATCCCGGGCCTGGACCATCCGCAAGGGCGACACCGCCCCACAGGCCGCCGGGGTCATCCACACCGACTTCGAACGCGGCTTCATCAAGGCCGAGATCGTCTCCTTCGCCGACCTCATCGCCGCCGGATCGATGGCCGCGGCCAAGGCCGCCGGCAAGGTCCGCATGGAGGGCAAGGACTACGTCATGGCCGACGGGGACGTGGTGGAGTTCCGCTTCAACGTGTGA
- a CDS encoding TetR/AcrR family transcriptional regulator: MPRLIDHDQRRDELAQAVWRIVTAKGIGALSIREVAAEAGVSAGSLRHLFPTREQLVIAAAEQMLLGVERRIRALPQDISPLDFAERALAQTLPLDDARRTEFAVNLALVAEEPAVPALAGIRRQTYDDLRRLCRGLVGMLRPQDDTAGRDRADLDDAARRLHVLVDGLGFHLFQTGEDDGWSLATLRAELRQLAADPRPVSQ; the protein is encoded by the coding sequence ATGCCCCGACTCATCGACCACGACCAGCGGCGCGACGAACTGGCCCAGGCCGTCTGGCGCATCGTCACCGCGAAGGGCATCGGGGCCCTGTCGATCCGCGAGGTCGCCGCCGAGGCCGGCGTCTCCGCCGGATCGCTACGGCACCTGTTCCCGACCCGTGAGCAGCTCGTCATCGCGGCGGCCGAGCAGATGCTTCTCGGCGTGGAACGACGCATTCGCGCACTGCCGCAAGACATCTCGCCGCTCGACTTCGCCGAGCGGGCGTTGGCGCAGACACTCCCGCTCGACGACGCGCGGCGCACCGAGTTCGCCGTCAACCTGGCCCTCGTCGCCGAGGAACCGGCCGTCCCCGCTCTGGCCGGCATCCGCCGGCAGACCTACGACGACCTCCGCCGGCTGTGTCGCGGCCTGGTCGGGATGCTCCGCCCGCAGGACGACACCGCCGGCCGCGACCGCGCCGACCTCGACGACGCCGCCCGCCGACTGCACGTCCTGGTCGACGGTCTGGGCTTCCACCTGTTTCAGACCGGTGAGGACGACGGGTGGTCCCTGGCCACGCTCCGCGCCGAACTCCGGCAGCTGGCCGCCGACCCGAGGCCCGTCAGCCAGTGA
- a CDS encoding class I SAM-dependent methyltransferase, with protein sequence MSPEQSPPTRWETFHDGPSWQHYVERFAELHHSGADVDGEARFVDVLLARGSRVLDAGCGTGRVAEGLRRAGHDTVGVDRDAGLVAIARFRYPDGRYLVGDLLTLTAAELAEAGVVAEFDAIVLAGNVLVFVAPGTERAVLANLAGLLVPGGRMVTGFATDRDYQVSAFRVAAAAVGLAVEHTFSTWHLDPWAEDADWCVTVLRKAPSVTG encoded by the coding sequence ATGAGTCCCGAGCAGTCGCCCCCGACCCGGTGGGAAACGTTCCACGACGGCCCCTCCTGGCAGCACTACGTCGAGCGGTTCGCCGAGTTGCACCACTCCGGTGCCGATGTCGACGGGGAGGCCCGGTTCGTCGACGTGCTGCTGGCGCGGGGATCCCGGGTGCTGGACGCCGGGTGCGGCACCGGCCGGGTGGCGGAGGGACTGCGGCGGGCCGGGCACGACACCGTCGGGGTCGACCGGGACGCCGGCCTGGTCGCCATCGCCCGTTTCCGCTATCCGGACGGTCGGTACCTGGTCGGGGACCTGCTCACGCTCACGGCGGCCGAACTCGCCGAGGCCGGGGTCGTGGCCGAGTTCGATGCGATCGTGCTGGCCGGCAACGTGCTGGTCTTCGTGGCTCCGGGGACCGAGCGGGCGGTGCTGGCCAACCTGGCCGGGTTGCTCGTTCCCGGCGGCCGGATGGTGACCGGGTTCGCGACCGACCGCGACTACCAGGTGTCGGCCTTCCGCGTGGCCGCCGCGGCGGTCGGGCTGGCCGTGGAACACACGTTCTCGACCTGGCACCTCGATCCGTGGGCCGAGGATGCGGACTGGTGCGTGACGGTGTTGCGGAAGGCGCCGTCGGTCACTGGCTGA
- a CDS encoding uracil-xanthine permease family protein yields the protein MAIGWKLVGDNGPLPVGSVVRPEERLSWPKTIGIGAQHVVAMFGATFVFPIIMGLDANLAIMMSGVCTILFLLIVKNKVPSYLGTSASFVGAVVAIRASGGTSASVTGAILVAGVTLAVVGLIVHFVGGAAIRKILPPVVSGAVVMLIGFNLAPVVAGTYWPQDPGVALLTMIFTIVAAVAFRGFFSRIAVFLALIFGYVLSWVLDKTAGMITSPDGAGVVSEHYRVNLSGVADAAWFGLPTFHAPEFQVSFILLALPGVIALIAENTGHVRAVAEMTGDDLDPYMGRALFGDGLGTALASAVGGSPTTTYAENIGVMAATRVYSTAAYYVAAIVAILLGLVPKFGAIVNATPGGVLGGITVVLYGMIGLLGAKIWIENRVDFANPVNLVPIAAGIIIGVGSVAMPFGDSFQLTGIAFGSIVAIVAFHVARLLAPANLREPLDGGRSYSGGTAISTGSVVEDGRSTSPFEDPRSER from the coding sequence ATGGCCATCGGCTGGAAGTTGGTGGGCGACAACGGCCCTCTGCCCGTGGGGTCGGTCGTCCGCCCCGAGGAACGGCTCTCGTGGCCGAAGACCATCGGTATCGGCGCCCAGCACGTCGTCGCGATGTTCGGCGCCACGTTCGTCTTCCCCATCATCATGGGGCTGGACGCGAACCTCGCGATCATGATGTCCGGGGTCTGCACGATCCTGTTCCTGCTGATCGTCAAGAACAAAGTGCCGTCCTACCTGGGCACCTCCGCCTCGTTCGTCGGCGCGGTCGTCGCGATCCGCGCCTCTGGCGGGACGTCGGCCTCGGTCACCGGCGCGATCCTGGTCGCCGGCGTCACCCTGGCCGTCGTCGGCCTCATCGTGCACTTCGTCGGCGGAGCAGCGATCCGCAAGATCCTCCCTCCGGTCGTGTCCGGCGCGGTGGTCATGCTCATCGGGTTCAACCTCGCCCCCGTGGTGGCCGGCACGTACTGGCCGCAGGACCCGGGCGTCGCCCTGCTCACGATGATCTTCACCATCGTCGCCGCGGTGGCCTTCCGAGGCTTCTTCTCCCGCATCGCCGTCTTCCTCGCCCTGATCTTCGGGTACGTGCTGTCCTGGGTGCTGGACAAGACCGCCGGCATGATCACCTCCCCGGACGGCGCCGGCGTGGTCAGCGAGCACTACCGGGTCAACCTGTCCGGAGTGGCCGACGCCGCGTGGTTCGGCCTGCCGACCTTCCACGCCCCCGAGTTCCAGGTGAGCTTCATCCTGCTCGCCCTGCCCGGCGTCATCGCGTTGATCGCCGAGAACACCGGCCACGTCCGGGCCGTGGCCGAGATGACCGGGGACGACCTCGACCCGTACATGGGCCGGGCGCTGTTCGGAGACGGCCTGGGCACTGCCCTGGCCTCGGCCGTCGGCGGCTCCCCCACCACCACCTACGCCGAGAACATCGGCGTCATGGCGGCCACCCGGGTCTACTCGACCGCCGCGTACTACGTCGCCGCGATCGTGGCCATCCTGCTCGGCCTCGTCCCCAAGTTCGGCGCCATCGTCAACGCCACCCCGGGCGGGGTGCTGGGCGGGATCACCGTCGTCCTCTACGGGATGATCGGCCTGCTCGGCGCCAAGATCTGGATCGAGAACCGGGTCGACTTCGCCAATCCCGTCAACCTGGTGCCCATCGCCGCCGGCATCATCATCGGCGTCGGCAGCGTCGCCATGCCGTTCGGCGACAGCTTCCAGCTCACCGGCATCGCCTTCGGCTCCATCGTCGCGATCGTCGCCTTCCACGTCGCCCGGCTCCTGGCCCCGGCGAACCTGCGCGAACCGTTGGACGGCGGCCGGTCGTACTCCGGCGGGACGGCGATCTCGACGGGATCGGTCGTCGAGGACGGGCGGAGCACGTCGCCCTTCGAAGATCCGCGCAGCGAAAGGTAG
- a CDS encoding ABC transporter ATP-binding protein, with product MIEVVGLTKKYGSTTAVDDLTFTVRPGIVTGFLGPNGAGKSTTMRMILGLETSSSGRALIDGKPYAALERPLTQVGALLDANWIHPSRSAKAHLKFLAATNNLPTARVATVLDLVGLSSVANKAAGKFSLGMKQRLGLASALLGDPKILLFDEPVNGLDPEGIFWIRNFMKQLASEGRTVLVSSHLLSEMAQTADHLVVIGQGRLIADCSTADFTERSSQSFVRVRSPRLPDLAAALQAAGIASTATGNGPDAALQVTGTPIEQIGDIAGRAGVFLHELSVQGGSLEQAFIELTASSVQYGDASKAAAATSSSGVRS from the coding sequence ATGATCGAAGTGGTCGGACTGACCAAGAAGTACGGCAGCACGACAGCGGTGGACGACCTGACGTTCACCGTGCGACCGGGCATCGTCACCGGCTTCCTCGGACCCAACGGAGCCGGCAAGTCGACGACGATGCGGATGATCCTCGGCCTGGAGACGTCGTCGTCCGGCCGGGCGCTCATCGACGGCAAGCCGTACGCCGCGCTCGAGCGGCCACTGACCCAGGTCGGCGCACTGCTCGACGCCAACTGGATCCACCCCAGCCGGTCGGCCAAGGCGCACCTGAAGTTCCTGGCCGCCACCAACAACCTGCCCACCGCCCGGGTCGCCACCGTCCTGGATCTGGTCGGCCTGAGCTCGGTCGCCAACAAGGCCGCCGGCAAGTTCTCCCTCGGCATGAAGCAGCGCCTGGGCCTGGCCAGCGCCCTGCTCGGCGACCCGAAGATCCTGCTCTTCGACGAGCCCGTGAACGGCCTGGATCCCGAGGGCATCTTCTGGATCCGCAACTTCATGAAGCAGCTGGCCTCCGAGGGCCGGACCGTGCTCGTCTCCTCCCATCTGCTGTCCGAGATGGCGCAGACCGCCGATCATCTCGTCGTCATCGGCCAGGGCCGGCTGATCGCCGACTGCTCGACCGCCGACTTCACCGAACGATCCAGCCAGTCGTTCGTCCGCGTGCGGTCGCCGCGGCTACCCGACCTTGCTGCGGCGCTGCAGGCCGCGGGCATCGCGTCGACGGCCACCGGGAACGGTCCCGACGCCGCCCTCCAGGTCACCGGCACCCCGATCGAGCAGATCGGCGACATCGCCGGCCGGGCCGGGGTCTTCCTACACGAACTGTCCGTCCAGGGCGGGTCCCTGGAGCAGGCCTTCATCGAACTGACCGCGTCCTCGGTGCAGTACGGCGACGCCAGCAAGGCCGCCGCCGCCACGTCCAGCTCCGGAGTCCGATCATGA
- a CDS encoding NAD-dependent epimerase/dehydratase family protein, with amino-acid sequence MKVLVTGAGGMTGRAVARALRDRGDEVTVLQRRPSGLSGVREVLADVTDEAGVRDAVTGQDAVLHAAAKVGVVGTAAEFERVNVAGTATVIDAVRRAAVPRLVHVSSPSVAHTGGSLVGVDAGRADPTHARSPYARTKATAERAVLAADGPDLAVLAVRPHLIWGAADTQLVAPILERARAGRLPLIAGGTALIDTLYVDNAVSALVAAVDACGPVHGEALVVTNGEPRPVGEILARICQAAGVPGPRRRIPLAVAATVGSIVETGWRVARRPGIPPMTRFLAEQLGTAHWFDQRRTRQALRWSPAVSLDEGFAALAADLGR; translated from the coding sequence GTGAAGGTGCTGGTCACCGGGGCCGGGGGGATGACCGGCCGGGCGGTGGCGCGGGCCCTGCGCGACCGCGGCGACGAGGTGACGGTGCTGCAGCGTCGGCCCAGCGGTCTGTCCGGGGTCCGGGAGGTGCTGGCCGACGTCACCGACGAGGCCGGCGTGCGGGACGCGGTCACCGGCCAGGACGCTGTCCTGCACGCGGCGGCGAAGGTCGGGGTGGTCGGGACGGCCGCCGAGTTCGAGCGGGTCAACGTGGCCGGCACGGCCACCGTGATCGACGCGGTGCGTCGCGCCGCGGTCCCGCGCCTGGTCCACGTGTCCTCGCCGTCGGTGGCGCACACCGGTGGCTCCCTGGTCGGGGTGGACGCCGGCCGGGCCGACCCCACCCACGCCCGCAGTCCCTACGCCCGGACCAAGGCGACCGCCGAACGTGCGGTGTTGGCCGCCGACGGGCCGGACCTGGCCGTGCTGGCCGTGCGGCCGCATCTCATCTGGGGGGCGGCCGACACCCAGCTGGTGGCCCCGATCCTCGAGCGGGCCCGGGCCGGCCGACTGCCGCTGATCGCCGGGGGTACGGCGCTGATCGACACGCTCTACGTCGACAACGCGGTGTCCGCCCTGGTGGCCGCGGTCGACGCCTGCGGCCCCGTGCACGGCGAGGCGCTGGTCGTTACCAACGGCGAGCCGCGGCCGGTGGGGGAGATCCTGGCCCGCATCTGCCAGGCGGCGGGCGTGCCCGGGCCGCGGCGGCGGATACCGCTCGCGGTGGCCGCGACCGTCGGGAGCATCGTCGAGACCGGCTGGCGGGTCGCCCGCCGGCCGGGCATCCCGCCGATGACCCGGTTCCTGGCCGAGCAGCTCGGCACCGCGCACTGGTTCGACCAGCGCCGCACCCGGCAGGCCCTGCGGTGGTCGCCCGCGGTGTCGTTGGACGAGGGGTTCGCCGCGCTCGCCGCCGACCTGGGTCGGTAA